The Methanobacterium sp. Maddingley MBC34 region AACTGAGTAGATCTTATCGATATACATCATAAATGGTTTATTGGATTCTTCCTCAATGGAGGGTATTTTGAGATTAGAAAAAAGCCGGTCTAACAGTTCAAGTCCCTCACCAGTAACTGGGGATGCTTTAATAACTGGTACTAGGTGTTGGTTCATGTTTTCTGTCAGAAAATCTGCATCTTCAATGGTTTTTACCATGTAAGGTATCCTTCCCACCAGTTTTAACAGGTCAAAAATCTCCTGACGAACGGTTTTAATTCTTTCAGAACTCACCATGTCTATTTTAGTCATCACCACTATAACTGGCAGTTCCATGGCCAGGATTATCCCCAAGTGTTCCCTGGTGATAGGGGTGGGGCCCTGGTCCGCTGCCACCACCAACAAGCCGTGAGTCAGCTTTTGCCCCACAATACCCCGAATGGTGGTACGGAGCCAGGGTTCATGGCCCACAGTGTCAACGAAAGAAATCAGTTTATCACACTTTTCCACCATAAGTGCTTTATCCCTCTTGTTAAGGGGGTTCTTAATATGTACAGTTTTTCCATTTCTGAACCCGTACACAGCGAAGGACAGATCAGCAGACAAACCCCGTTCTATTTCGTGTTTTTGAACATCCAGAAATATGCGGGTGCTCCCTGAACCAGTATCCAGTGTTCCGGTGGTTAAGGTTCCCACCAGGGTGCTTTTACCATGGTCCACGTGGCCGGCAACTCCAATAAGTAAATGATCTGCTTTGCTGTTCTGCTGGCGGCTGATAATTACCTTGGCAACTTCGCCCCGGCCGGCAGTTTGCTTTTCCACATCAGTGATTTTGGCATTTATTTCACGAGCCAGTTCACCCAGGACATGGAGGGATTCATCCATTTCTGGCTTTCCCAGTCCCACCAGCAGACCGTCGTCATCAACTCCTATAAAATAAATGGCATCACCATGCCCCTTTTCCAGACGGTATTTCATCTGGGATGCCAGTTGCTGTTTACGTACAGTAAAAAGATGAGTATCAGAATTAAGATTTTCTTTGAATTCTATGTTTTTTCTCTCACCATATCGTGTA contains the following coding sequences:
- a CDS encoding GTPase (PFAM: Elongation factor Tu C-terminal domain; Elongation factor Tu domain 2; Elongation factor Tu GTP binding domain), translated to MNSRNFYNLTRYGERKNIEFKENLNSDTHLFTVRKQQLASQMKYRLEKGHGDAIYFIGVDDDGLLVGLGKPEMDESLHVLGELAREINAKITDVEKQTAGRGEVAKVIISRQQNSKADHLLIGVAGHVDHGKSTLVGTLTTGTLDTGSGSTRIFLDVQKHEIERGLSADLSFAVYGFRNGKTVHIKNPLNKRDKALMVEKCDKLISFVDTVGHEPWLRTTIRGIVGQKLTHGLLVVAADQGPTPITREHLGIILAMELPVIVVMTKIDMVSSERIKTVRQEIFDLLKLVGRIPYMVKTIEDADFLTENMNQHLVPVIKASPVTGEGLELLDRLFSNLKIPSIEEESNKPFMMYIDKIYSVLGVGTVLSGTIRQGKVKKGEKLILGPSSSGDFLPVNVKTIEMHHYRKESAGVGEVVGISISGVEMDEIRRGMIICHPDYNPRAVREFNADVAILVHPTTIKDGYECITHIETIAETTCFRPINQEYLSAGDTGSIRMRFKYRPYAIREGQRLIFREGKSKGVGTVTRLVS